From Deferrisoma camini S3R1, the proteins below share one genomic window:
- a CDS encoding transposase yields MARGIDGYAIFRDERDREAFLERLAGVVERARADLLAWCLMSNHFHLLVRPREVLLAPMMRRLMTGYAGPRDAGPKRIWGIRDAGPREFGTLVLGNSGRWSKTNISCHSMATTVG; encoded by the coding sequence ATGGCCCGGGGGATCGACGGGTACGCGATCTTTCGGGACGAACGGGACCGGGAGGCGTTCTTGGAGCGCTTGGCCGGGGTGGTGGAGAGGGCTCGCGCGGACCTGCTGGCGTGGTGCCTGATGTCCAACCACTTCCACCTGCTGGTCCGCCCCCGCGAGGTGCTGCTGGCGCCGATGATGCGACGGCTGATGACGGGGTACGCTGGTCCACGGGACGCTGGTCCAAAACGAATATGGGGAATTCGGGACGCTGGTCCTCGGGAATTCGGGACGCTGGTCCTCGGGAATTCGGGACGCTGGTCCAAAACGAATATATCTTGCCATTCGATGGCGACCACGGTAGGTTGA